The Meriones unguiculatus strain TT.TT164.6M chromosome 6, Bangor_MerUng_6.1, whole genome shotgun sequence genome has a window encoding:
- the Clec3b gene encoding tetranectin, with protein MGFWGTYLLFCLFILSQVAAESPTPKTKKAANAKKDVVSPKMFEELKSRLDGLAQEVALLKEQQALQTVCLKGTKVNLKCFLAFTQPKTFHEASEDCISRGGTLGTPQSGLENEALFEYARQSAGSEAEIWLGLNDMAAEGAWVDMTGGPLAYKNWETEITAQPDGGKAENCAALAGAANGKWFDKRCRDQLPYICQFAIV; from the exons atgggATTTTGGGGCACCTACCTGCTCTTCTGCCTCTTCATTCTGTCCCAGGTCGCTGCAGAGTCACCTACCCCCAAGACCAAGAAGGCTGCCAATGCCAAGAAAG ATGTGGTGAGCCCTAAGATGTTTGAGGAGCTCAAGAGCAGACTGGACGGCCTGGCCCAGGAGGTGGCCCTGCTGAAGGAGCAGCAGGCCTTACAGACGG TGTGCCTGAAGGGCACCAAGGTGAACTTGAAGTGCTTCCTGGCCTTCACCCAGCCCAAGACTTTCCACGAGGCGAGCGAGGACTGCATCTCGCGCGGGGGCACGCTGGGCACGCCGCAGTCGGGGCTGGAGAATGAAGCGCTGTTCGAGTACGCGCGCCAGAGCGCGGGCAGCGAGGCGGAGATCTGGCTGGGCCTCAACGACATGGCGGCGGAAGGCGCCTGGGTGGACATGACCGGCGGCCCCCTGGCCTACAAGAACTGGGAGACGGAGATCACGGCGCAGCCCGACGGCGGGAAAGCCGAGAACTGCGCCGCCCTGGCCGGCGCGGCCAACGGCAAGTGGTTCGACAAGCGATGCCGCGATCAGCTGCCCTACATCTGCCAGTTCGCCATCGTGTAG